The region TGGAGCTGCTGGCCCAGATCATGAGCCCCACGCACAGGGCATCAGGGAATGTTAGCAATGCTGTAAACAGTGAACCTGTGGTTTTGTTACGATGAACAACAGAACAGTATCCAAAATATTTTAGACTGGTGATGTTTCTGTTACTCCCTTTTCCTGTCATGACCAGAGGaaacataacatttaaaaagatgtACACAATCCAGCTCAGGTGTATGGAGAAACCAATGTACTTGGGAGATTTCACTTTAAGCTCTGAATACCTGGAGTCTCCAGGGCTGATCTTAATGGCCTGGAAGACACTCAGGAGGCAGGTGCTGCCAATGGACATACCTTTTCCCACCCTGTGAAGATAGAAAAGCAGCTTGCACCCCAAGTCACCGAGGAAACCTTTCATTCCAAAAGCTGCCATTGTGTGGGGAACTCCTCTACACAGGAGAGTTAACAAGTTGGCCACAATCAAGTGCTGAAGAATCAAGTCTGTGTGTCTTACCCTGCACCCAGTGAAGTAAAGGACCAGGTaatggaggagaagagagaaattgCCCAGAGCTCCAACCACAGTCTGTGCCAAGAAGATGATGCCTACAGCCACATCACTGGCTGCCATCCTGCCAGTTCCCTGCTGTGCCATCCAGAGGGTCCTGTAGGGGAACAGGAGGCCTGGGCTGCATGTGTCCTGTCAACAACAATTCAGTATTGCCCACTCCCCAGAGTTACTGCTCATAACATTTAGTTCACATTTCCCCCTTTTCATCATGTTTTCATGTGGTTTGTGTGAACAGCGAAAAGTATGAAGTCTATAAATTCCTGCTATGAAAGTGGCACATGGTGATTCTTGAATCTTCATGACATGAGGCAGTCACTACAGTGGCTTTTCATAATGACCATCAGAACTTCAGTACACAGAGTTTAAGCATCTCTCTAAATTCACACTCTGATTAGGAGACTAAAGGGCCTTGAAGCTGGCTGAGCAGAAACAGAGACAGAATAGTACACCACACATCCCTAAAGCTAATGAGCAGCGTTCTTTAACCAGATTCATTATTTACTTCTGCTTTTCTGAATTTCTATTATCTTTAAACtggttgtattttttaaattttttttattggttgttcacaacattacaaagctcttgacatatcatatttcaaacattagattcaagtgggttatgaactcccaatttttaccccaaatgcagtttgcagaatcacgtcggttacacatccacaattttacataatttccTATTAGTAatttttgtattctgctacctttctccaactatcccctctccccttccctcatatcttctctttctaccccaaaACTAGTTGTATTTTTATAACTTCTTATTGTAAAATGTTTCTATTTGCTTGTAAGATATATATTTGTGCATTGATTGATATTGATCCAATATAAATGATGAAGGAACATTTAGATATTGTAATAAGTGCCAGTGTCCTGAGGAGACTGTAGCCCCACAGGCATCTGTCCCATGGTGAGTTACCTGCAGGACACAGGACTGGCTGCACATCAGGACAGCTACCCCATGACTCAGGTGGTTGTGTGTTAGGAACACAAATTCAATAGCCCCTATCACAGAATTGTGTCACATTCCCAGGCTCTGTCATATGTCTTCGGATATTAAGCAGCAACATGGGTTAAAAGATTAtacaatagaaacaaaatattcactAATTTAAACAGATACATATGTGATGTGCGTTAATTAATTACTAAGTTAGGTAAAACTAGTTTAAGGAAGCAAGTTTGGAGAATGATATTATAGTAGGAGTTATCCATTGACATATTTGTGCCTTTAAACAGTAGAATTGCTGCACCCATTTGAATTCGTGAATTAAAATGACTTCATTGTTTACAGAAACtttatattcaaagaaatttgaatGCACAGTGAAGAGCTTTTCTACATGGCCCCTGCACACCCAGCCAGCTGTCCTGTCAAATTCCTAGACCAGAGCGTGAATTTACTACAATCAGGAGAATATttcttaaagggaaaaaatatatatatatatatatatatacttgaaaTGTGGTGTTGGAGccctttaaaaattaagttcattCTTACATACATGTTTCATTCCACATTAACGAAGAAATGACCTCACCATAATCATTGAACACTGATGGTTGCAGGATGGGTACAGGTACTGTCTTCATTAGCTGCACCACACTCAGAGTCAGAGAAAATGTACTGTCAAGCATCCCCATTAGATCACTTCCTACACAGGACTAGCAGATTTCTGTCAATTTGTCCCATTCCATATAATAAACATGAGAGATTACAGGTTTATCTCTAGAACCATGAAGATTAAGTGTAGCATTAATGGAACCTGAGCAGCTGAGTGATTTTAAAACAACCTCCTTCTGCACCTTGAgaatcagttttcattttcacttgAATTAAACCACGGCAATCACTGCCAGTGAGGATCACCTTAGTTAAATTAGGAGCTACAAGAGATTGGGGCTGTGACTGGAATCTTATTATATTTCCTGTCTTGAGCCCAGTCATCAGCAACTATTCTACTTCATGTGTGGCTGTGGCTCCTATAGGGCTAGATCCAGAGTTCCCTGTCCTGATGGGATGACTTACCCAGACTCCTGAGATGCATTTCCCTGGAAGATGCTGCTCTCAGACTGAGGTTGCCTTACTCACCAGGCCCTTTCTCTTCACCAGGACGGTGACCTCATTGCAGAGGCCTCAGCGGCCACAATGTATGCTGCAGGGAGGGGGCCAGCTCCTGAGATATGAGTCTGTGGCTCTGTGACCTCacctcccctgggacctgcaatTATCACTGTGCCTGTAGCAGCAATGGGTGGGCAGGTTGGGGACCTGAGGACACTGCTGGAAACTTCCTCCCCAGGTGACACTTGGGAAGAACAATTATAAGTTTCTTCATGCCATGGCTTGAGAGAATACCGGGGTGTTTAGAGAGGCTCTTCCTAATCCCTGATCCCTGGAGGCATGTAGGGTCTCAGTTGGAGAGGGCAGGAAATACTGAGGTCTGTCTTATGAAGGACTGGCAGTGAGCTATGCATTTCTCATTTCCTTGCAAATTTTCTACCACAAATCTAGTTGCTTATTTATTTCCCAAGATTAAACCATACTTTTAGCTATTATCAGACAGATGGAAAGAGGTAAAATATCTGGGAAGTTTTTAAAACAGATACAAGTGAATGAAAGAACACATGCTAATGATGCAACTTGCAAGTCAGTCATTGGACTCATCCGCAAAATGTTAAtcaattattttggattttcttgCATAATTCAATTCCAatttatatcataattttatGAATACATATAGTCTGGCAATATGGGAGCCCATGAAGGACAGGGGGAAGAAACAGAACAATACCCATACAATTAACAATGTAATAATAGTCTCCCTCACCAGGGCCAGCAGCAGGATCAGAGGGTTTGACCAGCCTGAGctaacattttttgttgttttcatttatacGAGAGCCACTAATATTAATTCACCAGCCTCAGGGAATGAGCACAGCATAGGAGTCTCCAACCCTGCACAAACAATATTTACAATAGGtcattttaataaatgcagtGAGGTTTATCATTCAGGCAAACTCCTGTGTCTGGAAATCAGGTGTGTTTTTGGCAGTGATGCTGGTGTTAGATAAAAGGGGTAAAAAAGGGAACATGGAAAAGGGGCAATGGGGACAGGATGATGGTGCAGGGCCTGTGAAGGGGAGGGCAGACagtgaaagagagaaggaagacatgaaaagagaaaaagttaatGTGCACTGCTGAGTGTGAGTGTTCAAGGGACAAAGAGCTACGAGGTAACAAGACATAGGGTTCACCAGGTAAAAGAGACAAGAGGTGCACGGTTACGTGGGAATGAAGGTACTCCTGGGGTGGGGTTCCTTGAGAGTTTAGAATTTATGTGATGTCTCCTAAAGCCACTCACAAATCAGACTGTCAGAAAACTCAGTATTCAAGCAAGCAGGAAAGCAAGGATGCTATCAGACTGCATATTTCAAGGCTGGTGTTTACCCCCTAACACCTGAGGACAAAAGCTGGACCTTATATTGAGTAAGGTTATTTCATCACTAAACAAGTCATTTggacaaaatttaatatttttttgaagaaaactcTGAAAGAATGGAAAACTGAGGTAATGTATGTCAAAATGATAAGGACACATGCCACAAGTCTCCAGCTCACAAAATACACAATATTGAGAAGTCAAGAACTTTCTATGTTAAAGAACCAGCCAAGGACGTTCATCATCACCACTTCTGTGTAATATCGTACTAGAAGTCCTATAAAGAGAAGtttgagaaggaaagaaataaaatgaatacaaaatggaaaggaagaagtaaaattttctgttttaagatgATGTTATATATCTacatgcattttatatatattcccAAGACTCCATTCAAAAGCTTTGAGAAGTAACAAACATTACAGTGAACTCAAACTGCAGTATATGAATTAATCATAAAGATCAGTGTTTCTCTAGCCCAAAAAGCAATCTAAAAAGGAAATCAATTAATAAATCACATTTACAATACTCTCAAGTACaataaaatacttagagataAATTTCATCAAGAAGATGAATGATCTGCTTACTTCAAATTATAAGATATTAACACAAGAAACTGAAAGAGATGCAAATACATGGAAAGGCTTTCAATTTACATGGATCAGAAGAAACAATATTATTACATGTCCATAACCTAAGTGATTACAGTTTCAATGACATCCCTCTCAAATATCTCTGGACACCTTACAAATATGgtttcttccaatccatgaacatgggttGTCTTTCAActttttgtgtgtcttctttaatttctctaatcaatattttatagttttcattgtagaaaccTTTCACTCCtttggtttaatttatttttagacaatTTTTATAGCATTGGAAGTGGgattttttcttgatttcctttttgCATAATTAATCAATGGTATATAGCAATGCTACTGACTTTTGCATTTAATTCATATCCAGCaattttgctaaatttgtttaatAATTGCAATTGTTTTTTCCCAATATCTCTGAGTTTTACTCTACATAAGGTCATATTGTTACGGTGGTTCATCtcatactttaaatatattttttttgtgtgttgcgGCCACCAAGGCTTATTTTAATAggggcattttttttctctattccctctctccctccctaacaGGATTATGGAGACAAGATTATATTTTCTTATCCTTTTTAGGCctagttatctgtccttgagggCATACCCACCACAGAAATAGATGTAGGAGGATCTGTCTCCCAAATGAAGAAGTGAATTTCAACACACTACCAGGATTCACCTGGGACCTCTGCTAGGACACTCTTGGATTAAAGCTTTtgaatgttcttttaaaaacccTACAtttcccctgtgcttctcctttgctggcaaagcaatacaactttctttttttttccacaaaaaatTGTTGAATTGAATGGCACTGgagacaaggactgagctttatGTAACAATATAATATGCTGACAATGACATTTTGAGTTCCTTTTTCCTATTTGGAtgtcctttatttccttctcttacctAATTGCTCAGGCTAGGatttcaagtactatattgaataaaattagtAAACGTGGTGATCTATGTCTTCTGTCAGAAGAAATAAATTGCTGCAAtctacattaatttttcttctactaAATCTGTAGAATAGAGTGAGGCTGGACAAAATGTGAATTTGGCCTTGTGATATCCTAATCAGAGTACCCACCCTAGCCCTCAGATTTCTGATCAAAGAATGATTAGAAAATTAAGCCTTCTCTTTGAATTTGCTAAGAAAATCAAGCTAAGGTTGTAGGAATCATAACAGTCATACAAAAATACGTACAGGGAAATACttaatggtaaaatattttaaatttaatatctggGCCAATATGTTACCATAACCCATGATTGATTCTATTTTGATTGTTGGATGTAATAATTGTCATAGTTACaatgtttctttcttctcttgcagTTTCAAGATGTATCTGAAATCCTACAATAATCTGTCTGCTGTCTTCTAACTATGCATCAAGTGAAGTTTCCATTTTAGTGATTGTATAGCTACAGaatatatttcagaatttttttttaatggaatcttATTTGACTTTGGCATTTCCTTGAGGGATTTCTGTAAGCCTTCTTTTGGTATTTAGAATATTATAAAgatagtttttgaaaaaaaaatttctctgttAGGAATACCATACAACCTTTCTCTGGAATAATCTTTGTTGACGtatgtatttatttgtcatttaaatGGACCACTTCCCAGTTCATTTATATATAACTTGATTATTTGATTATTATCAGAGTACCCAGCCTACCCCTCAGATTTAAAAAACCCTACAATTtattatttggtttaaaattggacatatgaatatactataatatctctagaaaatatattttacccTTTCTTCAGAATTTGCTTGTTTTGGTTTCAGTTTTGCTACTCATAGGCTGTCTTGCTGAATGATGGATTTGACTGAAGGTGTAAACTTAATGTCTTTTCACGTTTTTCTCTGAGATGATGCCTTTTGTGTTCTGTATATCACTGTGTATGGAAGTACTTTTAAATATCTTCATCTGACTTTAATGCTTTCCAACagggagaaagggggaaaatgagagggaataagagatgatagatagatagatagatagatagatacatagatagatagataggtccCCTTACATCCCAGGGGCTGATAGGAAGTGTCTTGAATGATTGGGGAGGGTGTGACCTTGAATGACTTCCTCTGTGTCAGTAGCTCCTGACAAATAGGGCCAATAAACACTTAGGGCACAGTTTCATGACATTTCACACATGAAGCTCTCAATGTctgaaattaatattaatttaaccCTCAAACTTTCTGTTGGAAGTTTCAAACCTTCAATTATTTTAGATAGACTCTGGAGAATCATTACATCCCACAACTGGAACACTGCAGTCACTGTGGATGGGAAGAAAGATTCCTGGTGCTTCCTACCTACAGACTTCCTAAGAATCTCTCCCACTGAAGACATTAGACCTCACAACTGGCCTAGATTGTGTGGTGCCCAGACATTGATAAGACTGAGGGAgtcagaagaggaagaaggagcagGAGACTGGACATAACACCCCTGGGGGTGTTATTTCAGGAGGGAAGTGGTGTTAGCCTGGATGAGGCAATGGCACATAAGAGACAGAATCAACATTTTCAGTACatattgaattttttgttttcttttaaaaacaggaatCAGTACTAATATGTAAGAGAAGTTAATTCTGGAAGGTCTGCTTATGTTAATTTTATTGCCTTGAACTGCCATTgaagaaaatgaaggagaaaacctcaagagtctcaaaatataaaagtgtttcacagaataaatattattgagGGTAGAAGGGGATGTatccaatattatttattttaaaattgtgttgagagccacagccaaaggggccccagcaaacttccagctgccagcaaacttccagctgccggctgatgattggctcacagcggccccagccacatctagctgattggctcctctgcggtgatgttcattgggctgtttctctgccctttcagaccacggagctgctcattgggggatttctttggctccacccacgcgaactagccaatcggcctcaagagcaggaggatggtgggtggtggtgaggcttgtgtggggaaaggcttgtggaagccggtggtggcagttgggttctgagggattttttttttttgaggagctcttttgcttggcgtttgtagttctaaaaataaagttagttttttttgacaagtggctcctgaattgtgacCAGCCAGACTATGGCATtcggtggcccgtacggggagcgactgagggtaagtaaactgctcgcccccaagggcagggggagaggatgggtagccattctaagtttcctcttttgttttgcttcatttttgttttaacttgcctgtcctcggagatgagtgagagggcagaaaaaccgctcacatctgaggaaaaactatttgtgtctgaggaacagatagagagaaaggacggatgcatatgtcaggaggatagaaaggctataatgaatttttgttgttccatttttattggattctgtctcggtttgttttggtgttatcttgctgggttgtattatactagaaatatgggatcagcaattagtaaaaaacaaaccgaaagagtgttaagtaaattgttagagcaaggaggcttcccagtaaaatcgagagcagtcagggcatacgttgatacaatacaaaaatgtagcccatggctttttaaggaggagttgtcagatatatcacaatggaaccatcatggtgaatatttaaaaacaatagaaaagaacagcccagggactctgccagttggcacattgccattgtggaccaacatatctggtttgcttagtccaaagccttcagttcagacaaaggtagaggaaggagaagacatattgattcaagtaaaagagaaggtctctcaagttagtcagaaagaggaaaagattcaagtacaagagaaggtctttcgagctagtgagacagaggaaggaagtttagagcagaaaaagctaTCAGGGGAAAATTTACAACAGGAggactgctaataacacctttctatcagagagcgaaagtgtccaaccaacagcaccacctctacaggagactgctactaacagcattctatcaccagagggcataagtgtccaatcaacagcaccacctccatatgctaggagactcccaacccccgcagttgatagttgggatcctgagacaggatctcaagtatgctcTGTagttgaggtaggagggcagcgaattcaccagggtttaaatttcaaatcagtgaaggagctaaaagaggctgtaacaacctacggtcctcaagcacccttcactgtaagcttggtcgattccattaccaacttaaacatgacaccagcagattgggctaatgtttgtaaagctgtgctaactggaggacaatacctgttatggaaggttgccaatgaggaattttgcaaggagtcggctaggcgaaatgcagcagctggctgtcctcagagaaatctagatatgttgttaggaaagggaccttatgaggatcggcagcaacaaattgcatatgatcctggtgtatatttacaaattgctgcagagggggttagggcatggaagactttacaaggacatggaggtttacaaggtcaattatctaagataatacaaggagctaatgaaccttatgctgaatttgtagataggcttattcaaacagctaccagagtttttgggaatacagaacaagcaataccattaataaaacaactagcttatgaccaagcgaaacgttggtgcagagatatcattagaccatggaaacaggaagatttaaacacatatattaaattatgtagagacattaatgaacaagagcaagtcatggcagctgcagtaaaacaggctttagatgccagagacattaatgaacaagggcaaattgtggcagctgcagtaaaacaggctttatatgccaggccaagaacatgctacaattgtcaacaaacaggacattttaagaggaattgccccataggaggagggtttatcaaaactaggtatcaaaggagtagaataccgggtatttgcccacgataccgtagagggagacattgggctaatgaatgccgttctcaaaccacaaTAGaaggtactccattatattgggctaatgaatgccgttctcaaaccaccatagagggtactccattatcaaaaaacgaacaaggacaaggtgtttatccacaatatcatggacaaaagcatcgggctccattgccaaaaaaatggacagggggccccaatgctccaggaccccaaaccacaaatatacagagcactggaggaacccagcaaccccagcaaccccatcagggtagtgcccaggacatcagatccctcatcagacaaagcagagggagcacagggttgaacatctgtgcctccgccagatcagtactaactccagagatgggagttcaaattatTCCCACAGAagtgaaaggacctcttcccaaaggaacagtaggcttattattgggacacagctcttctactctaaaaggacttttgataagtcctggggtaattgatccagattatgaaggtgaaataaaaattatagccagttatccaaagggtatatcagtaatttcaccaggagatagaatagcacagttactaataataccaagcctacatgataaattttccagtcatgttgtagaaagaggttccaagggattaggctccacaggggTAGactgggctatgctttctttaaatttagattctcgccccatgctaaaactaaatattcaaggacatgaatttaatgggctactgtaTACAGGTGCataccttagcatcatctctcgtcaagaatggccattATAACAAGCCACTCAAAaacttcaaggcctaggagtggcgactaatcccaatagaagtgcaatggtattaggttggaaggatcctgaatgatgtgaaggaactatatagCCATATGTATTtgatcatcttcctgtaaatttatggggacgagatgtcttagatcaattaggtttgacattaacaaataatatcaatcaaaatgcacccactattatggctagacaaggttttaggaaaggaaaaagattagaaaaacaagaacaagttatagcagcaccaatacaaataaatcaaggaacagaaagacatgggttggattttcacaaagggccactgagacaataaaaattacatggaaatcagaaagaccagtatgggttcctcagtggcccttaattaaagaaaagttacaagtagcccatgatctggtcaaacaacaattagtggaaggacatatacaaccttctgtatctccccataatactcccatttttgtcatcataaagaaatctggtaaatggagattattgcaagatttaagagccattaataatgaaatgatcattatgggacctgctcaatcggggattcctcaattgtctgctttgccaaaaacttggtatattttagttatagatattaaagattgttttttctttttcaattccaattcatcctgaggatagtccacgttttgcatgtactatccctgcactaaatcatgaaggtcctgatcagagatatgaatggaaagtactccctcaagggatggctaacagcccaactatgtgtcaaatttatgttaacaaagtaatccagccacttagaaatcacaatcctgagctacaaatatttcactatatggatgatatattattagcacacaaagctaaaaacaccttgctagaatgttatgccacacttacaaacttattaaaaaattataatctagagatagcaatagataaaatacaattacattttccaattaattatttaggagttctattatcctcaaccatggtccgtccaccaaaaattcaaatacgagtagatcaactcaaatcacttaatgactttcaaaagttattaggagacataaattggataaggccttatctaggtattccaacaggagaattgggacctttatttgatatcctaaaaggtccatcagatccaaattcaccccgaatgttaacgcctgaagcaagaaaggcattaaaaatcattgaaacatatatggaaaatatgcatttggatagaattgatataagtttgcctttattatttattgtactaccaaaaaatattcctacaggagtattttggcaagaaggtccattattatggatacatttatcttattctcctaacactattctcactaggtatcctgaggctgtaggacaattaatactcaaagcaataaaaaagagcaaaggcagtgtttgcaatttctcccaataaaattattagcccatatactatgaatcaaattgatgaattaaattttcataaaaggttccatgtcaatgctaatactttacaaaagcgttttaaaataacgaaggaacaagctagacaaataataaaacaatgtcaaaattgtgtgacctttttaccacaagttaatctagGAGTCAATCCTAGatgattgatacctaaccatatttggcagatggacgtcacacacttgccagaatttgggaaattaaaatatttgcattttacagcttcttctggatttttgatgggttcccttcatgccggagaaaaaactaaagatattatagctcattgcttacaaaattttgccacggtgggcattccaaaacagttaaaaacagataatgcccctggttatacgtctacctcttttaaacaattttgctcatcatttggcattactcatataacaggaatcccatacaatccacagggacaaagcatagttgaaagagctcatcatactattaaaatgtacttattaaagcaaaaagatggaattgggaaggggtatatattccccaaagataaacttaaaataaccctttttactctaaacttttaaaatttggattcatcaggacttagtgctgtggaaaggcatatgtgtccaaaaaatgtacataagcccaaggtactttggaaagatctTCTAAcaagacaatggaaaggtcctgacccagtaattgtctggagtcgggggtctgtttgtgtgtttccacaggaagaacagcagccaatttggattccagagagattaaccaaggtcctgacccagtgattgtctggagtcgggggcctgtttgtgtgtttccacaggaagaaccgcagccgatttggattccagagatattaactaaagcgatttctacagaccaaaaagaagatgatttagcgcaaatccataacagctgatatccaaaactccaatttggctatccttacatctgcgacagaaccaggatgttttttcaatatctattttattattgtcctttcccatatcatgaagttctattttgttttttgagctcatacagacctaggttaatgttttgctgataagttctattttttttgactatagagtttttaaacattgcaatgaagatttcacctgtaaaaagttataaggcctatactattatgttatgtgtt is a window of Ictidomys tridecemlineatus isolate mIctTri1 chromosome 15, mIctTri1.hap1, whole genome shotgun sequence DNA encoding:
- the LOC144371004 gene encoding vomeronasal type-1 receptor 4-like; the protein is MAQQGTGRMAASDVAVGIIFLAQTVVGALGNFSLLLHYLVLYFTGCRVRHTDLILQHLIVANLLTLLCRGVPHTMAAFGMKGFLGDLGCKLLFYLHRVGKGMSIGSTCLLSVFQAIKISPGDSRYSELKVKSPKYIGFSIHLSWIVYIFLNVMFPLVMTGKGSNRNITSLKYFGYCSVVHRNKTTGSLFTALLTFPDALCVGLMIWASSSMVLILHRHKQRMQHLHKTVSPRSSPESRATKTILLLVSTFVSFYTTSCICQICLALVSNPTWFLLNTTEVIAGCFPAVSPFLLMSRNSNASELWLTWIRNRKTLLP